From a single Camarhynchus parvulus chromosome 6, STF_HiC, whole genome shotgun sequence genomic region:
- the ALOX5 gene encoding arachidonate 5-lipoxygenase: MPSYTVTVATGSQWFAGTDDYVYLTLQGTDGCSERHLLDKPFYNDFERGAVDSYDVTVEEDLGEIQLIKIEKRKYWYQDDWYLKYITVKTPVGDYLEFPCYRWITDEKEVVLRDGRAKLPRDDKTQILKQHRRKELESRQKMYRWKEWHPGFPLSIDAHCHSELPRDIQFDNEKGIDFILNYTKAMENLYVNRFMHMFQSSWSDFADFERIFVRISNTISEYVMQHWREDFMFGYQFLNGCNPVLIRRCTEIPKKLPVTMDMVECSLERNLTLEEEVKQGNIFIVDYELLDGVDANKTDPCTIQYLAAPICLLYKNLEKKIVPIAIQLGQKPGPDNPIFLPSDATYDWLLAKIWVRSSDFHIHQTVTHLLRTHLVSEVFSIAMFRQLPAVHPLFKLLVPHMRFTIAINTKAREQLICECGLFDKANATGGGGHVQMVQKAMKDLTYSSLCFPEEIKAKGMDSKEDIPYYYYRDDGIKVWEAIKSFAEDVIHIYYESDEVVCEDVELQAFVKDIYVYGMRGVKASGFPKMIRTRETLAEYLTVIMFTTSAQHAAVNFGQYDWCSWIPNAPPTMRCPPPTEKGTVTIEQIVESLPDRGRSCWHLGAVWALSQFQDKELFLGMYPDEHFVEKPVKEAMAKFRKNLDEIVSTITERNKNKKLPYYYLSPDRIPNSVAV; the protein is encoded by the exons ATGCCGTCCTACACCGTGACGGTGGCCACGGGCAGCCAGTGGTTCGCGGGCACCGACGACTACGTGTACCTGACCCTGCAGGGCACGGACGGCTGCAGCGAGAGGCACCTCCTGGACAAGCCCTTCTACAACGACTTCGAGCGCGGCGCG GTGGACTCCTATGATGTGACTGTGGAAGAAGACCTTGGAGAAATTCAGCTAATAAAAATTGAGAAACGAAAATACTGGTACCAGGATGACTGGTACCTCAAGTACATCACTGTTAAAACACCAGTGGGTGACTACCTGGAGTTCCCATGTTACCGCTGGATTACAGATGAAAAGGAGGTTGTCCTGCGAGATGGAAGAG CAAAGCTGCCCCGAGATGACAAGACTCAGATCCTCAAGCAGCACAGGCGCAAAGAGCTCGAATCCCGTCAGAAAATGTACCG ctggaaggagTGGCATCCAGGCTTTCCCCTGAGCATCGATGCCCATTGCCACAGTGAACTGCCTCGTGACATCCAGTTTGACAATGAGAAGGGAATTGACTTCATTCTGAACTACACGAAAGC gATGGAAAATCTTTATGTCAACCGTTTCATGCACATGTTCCAGTCTTCCTGGAGTGATTTTGCAGATTTTGAGAGGATTTTTGTCAGAATCAGCAACACAATCTCTG AATATGTGATGCAACACTGGAGGGAAGATTTTATGTTTGGCTACCAGTTCCTGAatggatgcaatcctgtgctgATCCGGAGATGCACAGAGATACCCAAGAAGCTGCCTGTGACCATGGATATGGTAGAATGCAGTCTGGAGAGGAACCTGACACTGGAGGAGGAAGTGAAG caaGGCAACATTTTCATTGTGGACTATGAGCTGCTTGATGGTGTGGATGCCAATAAAACAGACCCGTGCACAATACAGTACTTGGCTGCACCCATCTGTCTGCTGTATAAgaatctggagaaaaaaattgtaccCATTGCAATCCAG CTTGGTCAAAAGCCTGGACCAGACAATCCcatcttccttccttcagaTGCCACATATGACTGGCTTCTAGCTAAAATTTGGGTCCGCTCGTCTGATTTCCACATCCACCAGACAGTGACCCACCTCTTACGGACACACTTGGTGTCAGAGGTGTTCAGCATAGCCATGTTCCggcagctgcctgctgtgcaTCCCCTCTTCAAG CTCTTGGTGCCACATATGCGGTTCACAATAGCCATCAATACCAAAGCCCGAGAACAACTTATCTGTGAATGTGGCCTTTTTGACAAG GCAAATGCCACGGGTGGAGGAGGACATGTACAAATGGTGCAGAAAGCAATGAAGGATCTGACCTACAgttccctctgctttcctgaggAAATCAAAGCTAAAGGAATGGACAGCAAGGAGGATATCCCCTACTACTATTACCGGGATGATGGCATTAAGGTCTGGGAGGCTATAAAGAG TTTTGCAGAGGATGTAATTCACATCTACTATGAGAGCGACGAGGTGGTGTGTgaggatgtggagctgcaggcCTTTGTCAAAGACATTTATGTCTATGGAATGAGGGGTGTGAAAGCCTCAG GGTTCCCTAAGATGATCAGGACACGAGAGACACTAGCAGAATATCTCACAGTGATCATGTTCACTACATCGGCTCAACACGCAGCTGTGAATTTTGGTCAG TATGACTGGTGCTCCTGGATTCCCAACGCCCCACCGACAATGCGCTGCCCTCCCCCAACAGAAAAGGGCACCGTCACCATCGAGCAGATTGTGGAGAGTCTGCCAGACAGGGGACGTTCCTGTTGGCATCTTGGAGCTGTTTGGGCCTTGAGCCAATTCCAGGACAAAGAA CTGTTTCTGGGCATGTACCCAGATGAACACTTTGTGGAGAAGCCAGTGAAAGAGGCTATGGCAAAATTCCGCAAGAATCTGGATGAGATTGTCAGCACCATCACCGAGCGCAACAAGAACAAGAAGCTCCCTTACTACTACCTCTCCCCAGATCGTATTCCCAACAGTGTTGCTGTTTGA